From a single Cupriavidus taiwanensis LMG 19424 genomic region:
- a CDS encoding thiamine pyrophosphate-binding protein produces MSQDNTKLRERNGGQILVEQLRIQGVRRVFLVPGESYLPCIDALYDHQDAITPIVCRQESGAGYMAEAHGKLTGAPGVCFVTRGPGATNASIAVHTAFQDSTPMILFVGQVGNDFYEREAFQEIDYRRMFGQMAKWVAQIDRTDRIPEFIARAFAVATSGRPGPVVLALPEDTLWGKATVADMPRYVRSHAAPAPHALASLAAMLEQAERPFLMIGGSGWTPEAMRQMEGFAERFGLPVGLAWRRLECFDNHHPNYAGHVGWGMGEALRARIRESDLLIAVGTRMGEATTEGYTVVESPLPRQRLVHVYPDPEELGRVFRAEVPVVADVVSFAAAVDGLRPAREHNRAALVERARRDYLDSQKALPAPGPLNLNQAACVVRERLPEDACITVGAGNYAVFPHTYYRYKGVGTSLAPTVGSMGYGLPAAISAKLEHPERTVVCYAGDGCFQMNLQELGVAMQYRLGIVVLVFNNGIWGTIRAHQEREFPGRTIALGFENPEFAELARAYRGYGEVVASDAEFGPALDRALDFASTHSMPALLELRYDPDGIAPGMTLSGIRAAALARQAAG; encoded by the coding sequence ATGAGCCAAGACAACACCAAGCTGCGCGAGCGCAATGGCGGGCAGATCCTTGTCGAGCAGTTGCGCATCCAGGGCGTGCGGCGCGTGTTCCTGGTGCCGGGCGAAAGCTACCTGCCCTGCATCGATGCGCTGTACGACCACCAGGACGCGATCACGCCGATCGTCTGCCGCCAGGAAAGCGGCGCCGGCTACATGGCCGAGGCCCACGGCAAGCTGACCGGCGCACCCGGCGTGTGCTTCGTCACGCGCGGCCCCGGCGCAACCAATGCCAGCATCGCCGTGCATACCGCGTTCCAGGACTCCACGCCGATGATCCTGTTCGTGGGGCAGGTGGGCAACGATTTCTACGAGCGCGAAGCCTTCCAGGAGATCGACTACCGCCGCATGTTCGGCCAGATGGCCAAGTGGGTCGCGCAGATCGACCGCACCGACCGCATTCCCGAGTTCATCGCGCGCGCCTTCGCGGTGGCCACCAGCGGCCGGCCCGGACCGGTAGTGCTGGCGCTGCCCGAAGACACGCTGTGGGGCAAGGCCACCGTGGCCGACATGCCGCGCTACGTGCGCAGCCACGCCGCGCCGGCGCCGCACGCGCTGGCGTCATTGGCCGCGATGCTGGAACAGGCCGAGCGCCCCTTCCTGATGATCGGCGGCTCCGGCTGGACGCCGGAGGCGATGCGGCAGATGGAAGGCTTTGCCGAACGCTTCGGCCTGCCGGTGGGGCTGGCGTGGCGCCGGCTGGAGTGCTTCGACAACCACCACCCCAACTATGCCGGCCATGTCGGCTGGGGCATGGGCGAGGCATTGCGCGCGCGCATCCGCGAGTCGGACCTGCTGATCGCCGTCGGCACCCGCATGGGCGAGGCCACCACCGAGGGCTATACCGTGGTGGAAAGCCCGCTGCCGCGCCAGCGGCTGGTGCATGTGTATCCCGATCCGGAAGAGCTGGGCCGCGTGTTCCGCGCGGAGGTGCCTGTCGTGGCTGACGTCGTCTCGTTCGCGGCTGCGGTGGACGGCCTGCGCCCGGCGCGCGAACACAACCGCGCGGCATTGGTGGAGCGCGCGCGGCGCGACTACCTCGACAGCCAGAAGGCGCTGCCCGCGCCAGGTCCGCTGAACCTGAACCAGGCTGCGTGCGTTGTGCGCGAGCGCCTGCCCGAGGACGCCTGCATCACCGTAGGCGCCGGCAACTACGCGGTCTTTCCGCACACCTATTACCGCTACAAGGGCGTGGGCACCAGCCTGGCGCCCACCGTGGGCTCGATGGGCTACGGCCTGCCGGCGGCCATCTCTGCCAAGCTGGAGCACCCGGAACGCACCGTGGTCTGCTATGCGGGCGACGGCTGCTTCCAGATGAACCTGCAGGAGCTGGGCGTGGCCATGCAGTACCGCCTTGGCATCGTGGTGCTGGTGTTCAACAACGGCATCTGGGGCACGATCCGCGCCCACCAGGAACGCGAATTCCCCGGCCGGACCATCGCGCTGGGCTTCGAGAACCCCGAGTTCGCCGAGCTGGCGCGCGCCTACCGCGGCTACGGCGAAGTGGTGGCCAGCGACGCCGAATTCGGCCCGGCGCTGGACCGCGCGCTCGACTTTGCCAGCACGCACAGCATGCCGGCGCTTCTGGAGCTGCGCTATGACCCCGACGGCATCGCGCCCGGCATGACCCTGTCAGGCATCCGCGCGGCGGCGCTGGCGCGCCAGGCGGCAGGCTGA
- the gabT gene encoding 4-aminobutyrate--2-oxoglutarate transaminase: MKNAELVRRKDAATPRGVGVMCNFYAERALNSEIWDVEGKRYIDFAAGIAVLNTGHRHPRLVEAVEKQLGRFTHTAYQIVPYASYIELAEKINRRAPGRSAKKTAFFTTGAEAVENAIKIARAATGRPGVIAFSGGFHGRTMMGMALTGKVAPYKIGFGPFPGEVYHAPYPCALHGVSTDDSLKALQHLFKADIDPKRVAAIIFEPVQGEGGFNVAPTDFVRALRAVCDEHGILLIADEVQTGFGRTGKLFAMEHYDVAPDLTTMAKSLAGGMPLSAVCGRAEVMDAPAPGGLGGTYAGNPLAVASALAVLDVLESEKLIDRGAELGQRLMTRLESLRPRVPQIAEVRGVGAMVAVEFRQADGSPDPDFTRTVQNRALEKGLLLLSCGVYGNVIRFLFPLTIQDAVMNEGLDILAEALTR; this comes from the coding sequence ATGAAGAACGCCGAACTGGTTCGCCGCAAGGACGCCGCCACCCCGCGCGGCGTGGGCGTGATGTGCAATTTCTACGCCGAGCGCGCGCTGAATTCGGAGATCTGGGATGTCGAGGGCAAGCGCTACATCGACTTCGCCGCAGGCATCGCCGTGCTTAACACGGGCCACCGTCATCCTCGCCTGGTCGAGGCCGTTGAAAAGCAGCTCGGTCGCTTCACGCATACTGCCTATCAGATCGTTCCCTACGCCAGCTATATCGAACTGGCCGAGAAGATCAATCGCCGTGCGCCGGGCCGCTCCGCCAAGAAGACCGCATTCTTCACCACCGGTGCCGAGGCGGTAGAAAACGCCATCAAGATCGCCCGCGCCGCCACCGGCCGGCCCGGCGTGATCGCATTTTCCGGCGGCTTCCACGGCCGTACCATGATGGGCATGGCGCTGACCGGCAAGGTCGCGCCGTACAAGATCGGCTTCGGGCCGTTCCCGGGCGAGGTCTACCACGCGCCGTATCCGTGCGCGCTGCACGGTGTCAGCACCGACGACTCGCTCAAGGCGCTGCAGCACCTGTTCAAGGCGGACATCGATCCTAAGCGCGTGGCGGCCATCATCTTCGAACCCGTGCAGGGCGAGGGCGGCTTCAATGTTGCGCCGACCGATTTCGTGCGCGCGCTGCGCGCGGTCTGCGACGAGCACGGCATCCTGCTGATCGCCGATGAAGTGCAGACCGGCTTTGGCCGCACCGGCAAGTTGTTCGCGATGGAGCACTACGACGTGGCGCCGGACCTGACCACCATGGCCAAGAGCCTGGCCGGCGGCATGCCGCTGTCGGCAGTGTGCGGCCGCGCCGAGGTGATGGACGCGCCGGCGCCCGGCGGGCTGGGCGGCACGTATGCCGGCAACCCGCTTGCGGTGGCTTCTGCGCTCGCTGTACTGGACGTGCTCGAAAGCGAGAAGCTGATCGACCGCGGCGCCGAGCTGGGCCAGCGGTTGATGACGCGCCTGGAAAGCCTGCGCCCGCGCGTGCCGCAGATCGCCGAAGTGCGCGGTGTCGGCGCCATGGTGGCGGTGGAATTCCGCCAGGCCGATGGCAGCCCCGATCCGGACTTTACGCGCACGGTGCAGAACCGCGCGCTGGAGAAGGGCCTGCTGCTGCTGTCGTGCGGCGTGTACGGCAACGTTATCCGCTTCCTGTTCCCGCTGACGATCCAGGACGCGGTGATGAACGAAGGCCTGGACATCCTGGCCGAGGCACTGACGCGCTGA
- a CDS encoding ABC transporter ATP-binding protein yields MKTSDQAPLLSIRDLSIALPAGGDRPYAVRDISYDLHAGEILCIVGESGSGKSMSANAIMGLLPAYLKPEQGQILFKGRDLLAQDEATLLGMRGKDMAMVFQEPLSALNPVMTVGDQIAEVMRVHNACPGEARARRVLELLEFVGLPEPATLMHAYPFRLSGGQRQRVVIAMALALEPALLIADEPTTALDVTTQAQILDLIRRIQAEKGMGVMFVTHDFGVVAEIADRVAVMEKGVLVEMGSADQVLNRPQHAYTKRLIGAVPHGRAGERGRNEAETVLEVRDLRKTYVTGGGLFTKKRVVHAVDGVSFTVRRGETLGIVGESGSGKSTIGKCLLRLTDIDGGALMFDGQDIARLSERQFRPLRRDVQMIFQDPFASLNPRHTVGRIITDGPVANGVPLAAAQARARELLQLVGLEASAFDRYPNQFSGGQRQRIGIARALALEPKLLVADESVSALDVSVQAQVLELLADLQKRLNIGLIFITHDLRVAAQICHHVIVMHKGRVVESGPPGQIFDAPQHGYTQRLIGAIPGKEWDPTLIRAAA; encoded by the coding sequence ATGAAGACCAGCGACCAAGCGCCCCTGCTGTCGATCCGCGATCTTTCGATCGCGCTGCCCGCGGGCGGCGACCGGCCCTACGCGGTGCGCGACATCTCCTATGACCTGCATGCCGGCGAGATCCTCTGCATTGTCGGAGAGTCGGGCTCCGGCAAGTCGATGAGCGCCAACGCCATCATGGGCCTGCTGCCTGCCTATCTGAAGCCAGAGCAGGGCCAGATCCTGTTCAAGGGCCGCGACCTGCTGGCGCAGGACGAAGCCACGCTGCTCGGCATGCGCGGCAAGGACATGGCCATGGTGTTCCAGGAGCCGCTGTCCGCGCTGAACCCGGTGATGACCGTGGGCGACCAGATCGCCGAGGTCATGCGCGTGCACAACGCCTGTCCGGGCGAGGCGCGTGCGCGCCGCGTGCTCGAACTGCTGGAGTTCGTCGGCCTGCCCGAGCCCGCCACGCTGATGCATGCCTATCCGTTCCGCCTGTCGGGCGGACAGCGCCAGCGTGTGGTGATCGCCATGGCGCTGGCGCTCGAACCGGCACTGCTGATTGCCGACGAGCCGACCACCGCGCTCGACGTCACCACGCAGGCGCAGATCCTGGACCTGATCCGCCGCATCCAGGCGGAGAAGGGCATGGGCGTGATGTTCGTGACCCACGACTTTGGCGTGGTGGCCGAGATCGCGGATCGCGTGGCGGTGATGGAGAAGGGCGTGCTGGTGGAGATGGGCAGCGCCGACCAGGTGTTGAACCGCCCGCAGCATGCCTATACCAAGCGCCTGATCGGCGCGGTGCCGCATGGCCGTGCCGGCGAGCGCGGGCGCAATGAGGCCGAGACCGTGCTGGAAGTGCGCGACCTGCGCAAAACCTACGTGACCGGCGGCGGTCTCTTCACCAAAAAGCGCGTGGTGCATGCAGTCGATGGCGTCAGCTTCACCGTGCGCCGCGGCGAGACGCTGGGCATCGTCGGCGAATCCGGCTCGGGCAAGTCGACCATCGGCAAATGCCTGCTGCGCCTGACGGATATCGATGGCGGCGCGCTGATGTTCGATGGCCAGGACATCGCCCGGCTGTCCGAGCGCCAGTTCCGCCCGCTGCGCCGCGACGTGCAGATGATCTTCCAGGATCCGTTTGCCTCGCTCAATCCGCGTCATACCGTCGGTCGCATCATCACCGATGGCCCGGTCGCCAACGGCGTGCCGCTGGCGGCCGCGCAGGCGCGCGCGCGCGAGCTGCTGCAGCTGGTGGGGCTGGAGGCGTCCGCGTTCGACCGCTATCCCAACCAGTTCTCCGGCGGTCAGCGCCAGCGCATCGGCATCGCGCGGGCACTGGCGCTCGAGCCCAAGCTGCTGGTGGCCGACGAGTCGGTCTCCGCGCTCGATGTCTCGGTGCAGGCGCAGGTGCTGGAGCTGCTGGCGGACCTGCAGAAGCGCCTGAACATCGGCCTGATCTTCATTACCCATGACCTGCGCGTGGCCGCGCAGATCTGCCACCACGTGATCGTGATGCACAAGGGCCGCGTGGTCGAGTCCGGCCCGCCGGGGCAGATCTTCGACGCCCCGCAGCACGGCTATACCCAGCGCCTGATCGGCGCGATCCCCGGCAAGGAATGGGACCCCACACTGATCCGCGCCGCCGCCTGA
- a CDS encoding Zn-dependent hydrolase, with protein sequence MTSKIAINGQRLWQSLMELARIGATPKGGNARLALTALDGQGRDLVCGWMRDAGLTVTVDRVGNIFGRRAGRNNALPPVMTGSHIDTQPTGGKFDGCFGVLAGLEVMRTLNDHGVTTEAPLELAIWTNEEGTRFVPVMMGSGVFAGIFPLQTALDATDTEGKRVADELRAIGYAGTDEVGGRPVGAYFEAHIEQGPVLEAADNVIGVVTGSLGLRWCDVTVTGMEAHAGPTPMPLRRDALYGATHVMQEVVRIAHDFAPHGRGTVGVVNLHPGSRNVIPGAVKFTVDLRHEDAGKLAEMDARFRAACEALAQGQTTGATFDVRIDDVQYFPPTPFAPELVDHVRREAVARGYSQQNIVTGAGHDAVYMASVTPTAMIFVPCKDGISHNEVEDARPEHLEAGANVLLGAMVAQAGA encoded by the coding sequence ATGACTAGCAAGATCGCCATCAACGGCCAGCGGCTGTGGCAATCGCTGATGGAGCTGGCGCGAATTGGCGCCACGCCGAAGGGCGGCAACGCGCGTCTGGCGCTGACCGCGCTCGACGGCCAGGGCCGCGACCTGGTGTGCGGCTGGATGCGCGACGCGGGCCTGACCGTGACGGTGGACCGCGTCGGCAATATCTTTGGCCGCCGCGCCGGGCGCAACAATGCGCTGCCGCCGGTGATGACCGGCAGCCATATCGATACGCAGCCGACTGGTGGCAAGTTCGATGGCTGTTTCGGCGTGCTGGCCGGGCTGGAAGTCATGCGCACGCTCAACGACCATGGCGTCACCACTGAAGCGCCGCTTGAACTTGCCATCTGGACCAACGAGGAAGGCACGCGCTTCGTGCCGGTGATGATGGGCTCGGGCGTGTTCGCGGGGATCTTCCCGCTGCAGACCGCGCTGGACGCCACCGATACCGAAGGCAAGCGCGTGGCGGATGAACTGCGGGCGATTGGTTATGCCGGCACCGACGAAGTGGGCGGGCGGCCGGTGGGCGCATATTTCGAAGCGCATATCGAGCAGGGCCCGGTGCTGGAAGCGGCGGACAACGTGATCGGCGTGGTCACCGGATCGCTGGGGCTGCGCTGGTGCGACGTCACCGTGACCGGCATGGAAGCCCATGCCGGCCCCACGCCGATGCCGCTGCGCCGCGACGCGCTCTATGGCGCTACCCACGTGATGCAGGAAGTAGTGCGCATCGCGCATGACTTCGCGCCGCACGGCCGCGGCACCGTCGGCGTGGTCAATCTCCATCCCGGCTCGCGCAACGTGATTCCCGGCGCGGTCAAATTCACGGTCGACCTGCGCCACGAAGACGCCGGCAAGCTGGCCGAGATGGACGCCCGTTTCCGCGCCGCATGCGAAGCGCTGGCGCAGGGCCAGACCACCGGTGCCACGTTCGACGTGAGGATCGACGATGTGCAGTACTTCCCGCCGACTCCGTTCGCGCCGGAACTGGTCGACCATGTGCGCCGCGAAGCCGTCGCGCGCGGCTACAGCCAGCAGAATATCGTCACCGGCGCGGGCCACGATGCCGTCTACATGGCGAGCGTGACCCCGACCGCGATGATCTTCGTGCCCTGCAAGGACGGCATCAGCCACAATGAAGTGGAAGATGCCCGGCCCGAGCACCTGGAAGCCGGCGCCAACGTGCTGCTCGGCGCGATGGTCGCGCAGGCGGGCGCATGA
- a CDS encoding histone deacetylase family protein, producing the protein MRAFFSDDQLLHEPRQFMRAGRLCAPTDVPARAAALQRALSARGIELAAPPDCGRAPLEAVHSPAYLDFLASAYARWQELARPGFEPGNEVLPNLSPYHNGKVGEPRRAVCPTDSVIAQAGYYLGDLSCPLGPDSWRAILRGAHSAVAAARHVCERQDGAGMAYALCRPSGHHAHSDRAAGFCYVNNSAIAAQTLLARFGKVAVLDVDAHHGDGTQQIFYHRSDVMTISLHADPADYYPFYTGYANERGYGAGYGYNLNFPLAHGSGDVEFLSALDGALDALRDYRPQAVVLALGFDTYENDPISVLKVSMDGYRGIGERIHALGLPTVVVQEGGYEVEAIGRGLDAFLAGFAPATA; encoded by the coding sequence ATGCGTGCCTTCTTCTCGGATGATCAGTTGCTGCACGAGCCCCGCCAGTTCATGCGCGCGGGCCGGTTGTGCGCGCCGACCGATGTGCCGGCCCGCGCAGCGGCACTGCAGCGCGCGCTGTCCGCGCGCGGCATCGAACTGGCGGCGCCGCCCGATTGCGGGCGCGCGCCGCTGGAGGCGGTGCACAGTCCGGCCTATCTCGACTTCCTCGCCAGCGCCTACGCGCGCTGGCAGGAACTGGCGCGCCCCGGCTTCGAGCCCGGCAACGAAGTCCTGCCCAATCTCTCGCCGTATCACAATGGCAAGGTCGGCGAGCCGCGCCGTGCCGTGTGCCCCACCGATTCGGTGATCGCACAGGCCGGCTACTACCTGGGCGACCTCAGCTGCCCGCTGGGTCCGGACAGCTGGCGCGCGATCCTGCGCGGCGCGCACAGCGCGGTGGCGGCGGCACGCCATGTGTGCGAGCGGCAGGACGGTGCCGGCATGGCCTACGCGCTGTGCCGTCCCTCCGGCCACCACGCCCACAGTGACCGCGCCGCCGGCTTCTGCTATGTCAACAACTCGGCCATTGCGGCGCAGACGCTGCTGGCCCGCTTCGGCAAGGTGGCGGTGCTCGACGTCGACGCGCACCACGGTGACGGCACCCAGCAGATCTTCTATCACCGCTCCGATGTGATGACGATCTCGCTGCATGCCGATCCGGCCGACTACTACCCGTTCTACACCGGCTATGCGAACGAGCGCGGCTATGGCGCGGGCTATGGCTACAACCTCAACTTCCCGCTGGCGCACGGCAGCGGCGACGTTGAGTTCCTGTCGGCGCTGGACGGCGCGCTGGACGCGCTGCGCGACTATCGTCCGCAGGCGGTGGTGCTGGCGCTGGGCTTCGATACCTACGAGAACGATCCCATCAGCGTCCTGAAGGTCAGCATGGATGGCTACCGCGGCATCGGCGAGCGCATCCATGCGCTGGGGCTGCCGACGGTGGTGGTGCAGGAGGGCGGCTACGAGGTCGAGGCGATCGGCCGCGGGCTGGATGCATTCCTGGCAGGTTTCGCGCCTGCGACCGCATGA
- a CDS encoding DMT family transporter, whose protein sequence is MTAAARGGPDWWRGGLLFLCVVTLFATVDATAKHLVGRYPAPFLNAVRYGATLAVAVAMLAGSGQLRFWRTPHRGLLVLRGLMLAVVGTCFMTALLWMPLAEATAIYFMAPLMVVGLSPWMLGEKVGPRQWLAVGAGFCGMLLIVRPGGAVSWLGTVLMLAATLAYAMLQLLTRRMAGQVDARVQYGFAALICMVATGVPAPFFPPPVWPDLADWLAILAMGLMSAAAQVLLILSLQRAPASRLAPLNYFHLLLALVYSALWFGRWPDALALAGIALIVVAGLTQTLPSSAALSTKRGTP, encoded by the coding sequence ATGACCGCCGCGGCGCGGGGTGGGCCCGACTGGTGGCGTGGCGGGCTGCTGTTCCTGTGCGTGGTGACGCTGTTCGCTACCGTGGACGCCACCGCCAAGCACCTGGTTGGCCGCTATCCCGCGCCGTTTCTCAATGCCGTGCGCTACGGTGCCACGCTGGCGGTGGCCGTGGCCATGCTTGCCGGATCTGGGCAACTGCGCTTCTGGCGCACCCCGCACCGCGGCCTGCTGGTACTGCGCGGTCTGATGCTGGCGGTGGTCGGCACCTGCTTCATGACCGCGCTGCTGTGGATGCCGCTGGCGGAGGCCACCGCCATCTACTTCATGGCGCCGCTGATGGTGGTGGGCCTGTCGCCGTGGATGCTGGGCGAGAAGGTCGGCCCGCGCCAGTGGCTGGCGGTAGGCGCAGGCTTCTGCGGGATGCTGCTCATCGTACGCCCCGGTGGCGCGGTGTCGTGGCTTGGCACCGTGCTGATGCTGGCCGCCACGCTGGCCTACGCCATGCTGCAACTGCTGACCCGGCGCATGGCGGGGCAGGTCGATGCGCGCGTGCAATACGGCTTTGCCGCACTGATCTGCATGGTCGCCACCGGCGTGCCGGCGCCGTTCTTCCCGCCGCCGGTGTGGCCCGACCTGGCCGACTGGCTGGCGATCCTGGCCATGGGCCTGATGAGCGCGGCGGCGCAGGTGCTCCTGATCCTGTCGCTGCAGCGCGCGCCGGCATCGCGGCTGGCGCCGCTGAACTATTTCCACCTGCTGCTGGCGCTGGTCTACAGCGCGCTATGGTTCGGCCGCTGGCCCGACGCGCTGGCGCTGGCCGGCATCGCCCTGATCGTGGTCGCGGGCCTGACGCAGACGCTGCCGTCGTCCGCGGCCCTGTCAACCAAACGAGGAACCCCATGA
- the gabD gene encoding NADP-dependent succinate-semialdehyde dehydrogenase, producing MQLKDSGLLRAQAYIAGNWQDADSGATFTVTDPASGALIGTVPSMGAAETRRAIDAAQAAQAGWRRKTARERAAVLRAWYELMLANADDLALLMTTEQGKPLAEAKGEVIYAASFLEWFAEEAKRVSGDVLATPANDKRLVVVKEPVGVCAAITPWNFPLAMITRKAGPALAAGCAMVLKPAEDTPLSALALAVLAERAGLPAGLFSVITGDAIAIGGELTANPVVRKLSFTGSTEVGRILMRQSADTIKKLSLELGGNAPFIVFDDADLDAAVEGAIASKYRNAGQTCVCANRLYVHDKVYDAFAEKLVAAVARLKVGHGVEPGVLQGPLINEDAVAKVESHIADALGKGARLLAGGKRHALGGTFFEPTVLADVTPAMRVAREETFGPLAPLFRFSSDEEAIAMANDTEFGLASYFFSRDIGRVWRVAEALEYGMVGINTGLISNEVAPFGGVKQSGLGREGSKYGLDEYLEVKYLCMGGVDR from the coding sequence ATGCAACTCAAGGACTCCGGCCTGCTGCGCGCGCAGGCCTATATCGCCGGCAACTGGCAGGATGCCGACAGCGGCGCCACCTTCACCGTCACCGATCCCGCCAGCGGCGCCTTGATCGGCACCGTGCCCAGCATGGGCGCGGCCGAAACGCGCCGCGCCATCGACGCCGCGCAGGCCGCGCAGGCCGGCTGGCGCCGCAAGACCGCGCGCGAGCGTGCCGCGGTGCTGCGCGCCTGGTACGAACTGATGCTGGCCAATGCCGACGACCTCGCGCTGCTGATGACCACCGAGCAAGGCAAGCCGCTGGCGGAAGCGAAGGGCGAAGTCATCTATGCCGCTTCTTTCCTCGAATGGTTCGCAGAGGAAGCCAAGCGCGTCAGCGGCGACGTGCTGGCCACGCCCGCCAACGACAAGCGGCTGGTCGTGGTCAAGGAGCCGGTCGGTGTGTGCGCGGCGATCACGCCGTGGAACTTCCCGCTTGCGATGATTACGCGCAAGGCTGGCCCGGCGCTGGCCGCCGGCTGCGCCATGGTGCTCAAGCCGGCCGAGGACACGCCGCTGTCGGCGCTGGCGCTGGCGGTGCTGGCCGAGCGCGCCGGGCTGCCGGCGGGGCTGTTCAGTGTGATCACGGGCGACGCCATCGCCATCGGCGGCGAGCTTACCGCCAACCCGGTGGTGCGCAAGCTCAGCTTTACCGGCTCGACCGAGGTGGGCCGCATCCTGATGCGGCAGTCGGCCGACACCATCAAGAAGCTCTCGCTGGAGCTTGGCGGCAACGCGCCCTTTATCGTGTTCGACGATGCCGACCTCGATGCGGCGGTGGAGGGTGCCATTGCCTCCAAGTACCGTAATGCCGGCCAGACCTGCGTCTGCGCCAACCGGCTCTATGTCCACGACAAGGTCTATGACGCGTTCGCCGAAAAGCTGGTGGCCGCGGTTGCCAGGCTGAAGGTCGGGCACGGCGTCGAGCCGGGCGTGCTGCAGGGCCCGCTGATCAACGAGGACGCGGTGGCCAAGGTGGAGTCGCATATCGCCGACGCGCTCGGCAAGGGCGCGCGCCTGCTGGCCGGCGGCAAGCGCCATGCGCTGGGCGGCACGTTCTTCGAGCCGACCGTGCTGGCCGATGTGACCCCCGCCATGCGCGTGGCCCGGGAAGAAACCTTCGGCCCGCTGGCGCCGCTGTTCCGCTTTTCCAGCGACGAGGAAGCGATCGCGATGGCCAACGATACCGAGTTCGGCCTGGCCTCCTATTTCTTCAGCCGCGATATCGGGCGCGTCTGGCGCGTGGCCGAGGCGCTTGAGTACGGCATGGTTGGCATCAACACCGGCCTGATTTCCAACGAGGTGGCGCCGTTCGGCGGCGTCAAGCAGTCGGGCCTGGGCCGCGAAGGCTCGAAATACGGCCTCGACGAATACCTGGAGGTCAAGTACCTGTGCATGGGCGGGGTGGACCGGTGA
- a CDS encoding cupin domain-containing protein, which translates to MSAPQDRPKAVGTVQVDNERVVVTEWRFAPGAETGQHRHGYDYVVVPMTTGALRLQTPAGEATSQLVAGQAYYRPAGVEHNVINAHEGECVFVEIEIKPAAGAAGGGSCQ; encoded by the coding sequence GTGAGCGCGCCGCAAGACCGGCCCAAGGCCGTCGGCACCGTGCAGGTCGACAACGAGCGCGTGGTCGTGACCGAATGGCGTTTCGCTCCCGGCGCCGAGACCGGGCAGCATCGTCATGGCTACGACTATGTGGTGGTGCCGATGACCACCGGGGCGCTGCGCCTGCAGACGCCGGCTGGCGAGGCCACCAGCCAGCTCGTTGCCGGCCAGGCCTATTACCGCCCAGCCGGCGTCGAGCACAACGTCATCAATGCCCACGAAGGCGAATGCGTGTTCGTGGAGATCGAGATCAAGCCGGCGGCCGGCGCCGCGGGCGGAGGAAGTTGCCAATGA